In Alosa sapidissima isolate fAloSap1 chromosome 4, fAloSap1.pri, whole genome shotgun sequence, the following are encoded in one genomic region:
- the chchd4a gene encoding mitochondrial intermembrane space import and assembly protein 40 translates to MSYCRQEGKDKIIFVTKEDHEAPSNAELVADDPNDPYEDHGLILPNGDINWNCPCLGGMASGPCGQQFKEAFSCFHYSKEEVKGSECVENFRNMQECMQRYPELYPQDDDNEPSKETDDAAAPTATDETAPTNEKDSGPAESSPTSEEPTPTASPPKS, encoded by the exons ATGTCATATTGCAGGCAAGAGG GCAAAGACAAAATCATCTTCGTGACTAAGGAGGACCATGAAGCCCCCAGCAATGCCGAGCTAGTAGCAGATGACCCCAATGACCCTTACGAAGATCACG GCCTGATCCTACCAAATGGGGACATCAACTGGAACTGCCCTTGCCTGGGTGGTATGGCCAGTGGACCCTGTGGTCAGCAGTTCAAAGAAGCCTTCTCTTGTTTCCACTACAGCAAAGAGGAGGTGAAGGGCTCGGAGTGTGTGGAGAACTTCCGCAACATGCAAGAGTGCATGCAGAGGTACCCAGAGCTGTACCCTCAAGATGATGACAATGAACCGTCCAAAGAGACAGATGATGCTGCTGCCCCGACAGCGACAGATGAAACTGCCCCCACCAATGAAAAAGACTCTGGCCCAGCAGAATCCTCACCCACTTCGGAAGAACCAACACCCACAGCCAGCCCGCCCAAAAGTTAA
- the sec61a1 gene encoding protein transport protein Sec61 subunit alpha-like 1 codes for MAIKFLEVIKPFCAVLPEIQKPERKIQFREKVLWTAITLFIFLVCCQIPLFGIMSSDSADPFYWMRVILASNRGTLMELGISPIVTSGLIMQLLAGAKIIEVGDTPKDRALFNGAQKLFGMIITIGQAIVYVMTGMYGDPSEMGAGICLLIIIQLFVAGLIVLLLDELLQKGYGLGSGISLFIATNICETIVWKAFSPTTVNTGRGTEFEGAIIALFHLLATRNDKVRALREAFYRQNLPNLMNLIATVFVFAVVIYFQGFRVDLPIKSARYRGQYNTYPIKLFYTSNIPIILQSALVSNLYVISQMLSTRFSGNFLVNLLGTWSDTSSGGPARAYPVGGLCYYLSPPESFGSVLDDPVHAVIYIVFMLGSCAFFSKTWIEVSGSSAKDVAKQLKEQQMVMRGHRETSMVHELNRYIPTAAAFGGLCIGGLSVMADFLGAIGSGTGILLAVTIIYQYFEIFVKEQSEVGSMGALLF; via the exons ATGGCTA TTAAATTTCTGGAGGTAATAAAACCGTTTTGTGCGGTTCTGCCCGAGATCCAAAAACCAGAACGAAAG ATTCAGTTTAGAGAGAAGGTACTATGGACTGCAATTACACTTTTCATTTTCCTGGTGTGCTGTCAG ATTCCTCTCTTTGGCATCATGTCATCCGACTCTGCCGATCCTTTCTACTGGATGAGAGTAATTCTGGCTTCCAACAGAG GCACACTGATGGAGCTGGGTATCTCGCCCATTGTCACCTCTGGGCTCATCATGCAGCTGCTGGCTGGTGCTAAGATCATTGAGGTTGGAGACACCCCCAAGGACAGGGCGCTCTTTAATGGCGCTCAGAAAC TGTTCGGTATGATCATCACCATTGGCCAGGCTATCGTGTATGTAATGACTGGGATGTATGGAGACCCCTCTGAGATGGGCGCTGGCATCTGCTTGCTGATCATCATCCAG CTGTTTGTGGCAGGACTCATTGTTCTTCTGCTGGACGAGCTGCTGCAGAAGGGCTATGGACTTGGCTCTggtatctctctcttcatcgcCACCAACATCTGCGAGACCATCGTTTGGAAAGCCTTCAGCCCCACCACCGTCAATACCGGCAGAG GAACTGAGTTCGAGGGAGCCATCATTGCCCTGTTCCATCTTTTGGCTACGCGTAATGACAAAGTGCGTGCACTCAGAGAAGCCTTCTACCGCCAGAACCTGCCCAACCTCATGAACCTCATCGCCACCGTTTTCGTGTTTGCTGTGGTGATATACTTCCAG GGCTTCAGAGTCGATCTGCCCATCAAGTCTGCCCGCTATCGTGGCCAGTACAACACCTATCCCATCAAGCTTTTCTACACCTCCAACATTCCCATCATCCTGCAGTCTGCCCTTGTGTCCAACCTCTATGTCATCTCTCAGATGCTCTCTACCCGCTTCAGTGGAAACTTCCTGGTTAACTTGCTTGGAACGTGGTCT GACACCTCTAGCGGAGGCCCTGCACGAGCCTATCCAGTTGGTGGTCTGTGCTACTACCTTTCTCCGCCAGAGTCATTTGGCTCTGTTCTGGATGACCCTGTCCATGCGGTTATCTACATCGTCTTCATGCTGGGATCCTGTGCCTTCTTCTCTAAGACCTGGATTGAGGTTTCTGGATCATCTGCTAAAGAT GTGGCTAAACAGTTGAAGGAGCAGCAGATGGTGATGAGGGGACATAGAGAGACATCCATGGTCCACGAGCTCAACag GTACATCCCCACAGCTGCTGCATTTGGTGGCCTCTGTATTGGCGGGCTCTCAGTTATGGCTGACTTCCTTGGAGCAATTGGTTCTGGAACTGGAATTTTATTGGCTGTCACCATCATCTACCAGTACTTCGAGATCTTTGTCAAGGAACAGAGTGAAGTTGGCAGCATGGGAGCGTTGCTATTCTAA
- the si:dkey-202e22.2 gene encoding netrin-4 produces the protein MKALALRLLSRMQPFFWIGLLFLDVYGMSVLSPHLATSRCVGHACSPPVGNLATGRVLRTLTGCCRNSSRESCSSLQRPCSEGTAHPPAQMADDPFLHPNTWWESGAGPGQEEEIRLDLESRFCMTHVVMLFRSPRPDTMVLERSVDFGQSWQTLKFFASNCSSAFGLADDTSQPGSLCTSRYSSAVPCSGGEVIFRSIGKGKEVDDPYSPEALALLTLTNLRIKLLEPQVCAGSPSGSSRGHSSPETLPGVFSVATKRRSAPSKPAPYAIYSLLARGTCLCHGHAEHCVPTQQGTDQLPPEGMVSGRCVCSHHTAGEHCERCAPLYNDRPWKPANGSSGQPNPCQKCECHGHSDSCHFSQRVWLSTGGMSGGVCNDCQHNTVGRRCQRCRPGYHRHPAMPLTSPYACTRCWCNTVGSIPSHSKDEAPLCHPRSGQCHCKPGVGGTSCSQCLPGYWAFGPGGCKPCACPLKCDAVTGHCIDSDKLYHIPIGGKIPDLLHVLSNEDERTWSKELAVSALYYTGKCSCKERKLKGVADLCKTKHAYAIKASVLSAHDKGSHAVVLVKVRKVLRSGKVPVSQGTHSIFPLSWTSRGCTCPILNPGMEYLLAGPEEVESGRLLVTMQSLVVPWTPMLGHHVAEGLRQGCL, from the exons ATGAAAGCACTGGCACTGCGTCTCCTCTCCAGGATGCAGCCATTCTTCTGGATCGGGCTCCTGTTTCTAGATGTGTACGGCATGTCAG TCTTGTCACCTCACCTGGCAACCTCCAGATGTGTGGGTCATGCCTGCAGTCCTCCGGTGGGGAACCTGGCTACTGGCAGGGTCCTCCGCACACTCACAGGCTGCTGCAGGAACAGCTCCCGGGAGTCGTGCTCTTCCCTCCAACGACCATGCTCTGAGGGAACAGCACACCCACCTGCGCAGATGGCTGATGACCCCTTCCTACACCCGAACACCTGGTGGGAGTCTGGGGCTGGCCCTGGCCAGGAGGAGGAGATCCGCCTGGACCTGGAGAGCCGGTTCTGCATGACTCACGTGGTCATGCTTTTCCGCTCCCCTCGGCCCGACACCATGGTTCTGGAACGTTCCGTAGACTTCGGTCAGTCCTGGCAGACACTGAAGTTCTTTGCCTCAAACTGCAGCTCTGCGTTTGGCCTCGCTGATGATACCAGCCAGCCAGGGTCGCTGTGCACCTCACGCTACTCCAGTGCTGTGCCCTGCAGTGGAGGGGAG GTTATATTTCGCTCAATAGGCAAAGGCAAAGAAGTGGACGATCCTTACAGTCCGGAGGCCCTCGCCTTACTCACTCTCACCAACTTGCGCATCAAGCTCCTCGAGCCTCAGGTTTGTGCGGGGTCTCCTTCCGGCTCCTCCAGGGGCCACAGTAGTCCGGAGACGCTCCCTGGTGTCTTCTCTGTGGCCACCAAGCGTCGTTCAGCCCCCTCCAAGCCAGCGCCCTACGCCATCTACTCTCTGCTGGCCCGGGGAACGTGCCTCTGTCACGGGCACGCGGAGCATTGTGTGCCCACGCAGCAGGGTACAGACCAGCTCCCTCCAGAGGGAATG GTGtctggcaggtgtgtgtgctcgcacCACACGGCGGGTGAGCACTGTGAAAGGTGCGCTCCCCTCTATAACGACCGGCCCTGGAAGCCTGCCAACGGCAGCAGCGGCCAGCCAAATCCCTGCCAGA AGTGCGAGTGTCACGGCCACTCGGACAGTTGCCACTTCTCGCAGCGAGTGTGGCTGTCCACAGGGGGGATGAGTGGAGGGGTCTGCAACGACTGTCAGCACAACACAGTGGGCCGGCGGTGCCAGCGCTGTCGCCCCGGTTACCATCGCCACCCAGCAATGCCACTGACCTCTCCGTATGCTTGTACAC GTTGCTGGTGTAATACTGTTGGGTCGATCCCCTCACATTCTAAAGATGAGGCACCTTTATGCCACCCCAGAAGCGGGCAGTGCCACTGCAAACCAGGGGTTGGAGGCACAAGCTGCAGTCAGTGTCTGCCAGGGTACTGGGCGTTTGGCCCAGGGGGCTGCAAACCCTGTGCTTGCCCTCTAAAATGCGATGCCGTCACTGGACACTGTATTGACAG TGATAAGCTCTACCACATTCCCATTGGAGGCAAGATCCCTGACCTGCTCCACGTATTGTCAAATGAAGATGAGAGAACATGGTCCAAAGAGCTGGCAGTGTCTGCCTTGTACTATACAG GTAAATGCAGTTGCAAAGAGAGAAAACTGAAAGGTGTGGCTGATTTATGCAAGACAAAACATGCATACG CAATAAAAGCCAGTGTCCTGTCTGCCCATGACAAAGGAAGCCATGCCGTTGTGCTTGTCAAAGTTAGGAAGGTCTTGCGCTCAGGAAAGGTGCCAGTCTCTCAGGGCACTCACAGCATCTTCCCACTGTCCTGGACCAGCAGAGGATGCACCTGTCCCATCCTGAATCCAG GAATGGAATACCTACTGGCTGGACCTGAGGAGGTGGAGTCGGGTCGTTTGCTGGTGACCATGCAAAGTTTGGTGGTTCCCTGGACACCGATGTTGGGGCATCATGTGGCAGAGGGACTTCGGCAAGGCTGTCTCTGA